From a single Gimesia fumaroli genomic region:
- a CDS encoding Hsp20/alpha crystallin family protein: MSTAENHQADPEPVHVSTEEEAGEQPQAEQTEQSETSGAGAQKSIDRLRTEFDKLLGIAVEQGERALDKLGLFGNEAVWMPRVDLLEQEEQVQVYFDLPGVTAEEINITLAGNMLTVTGTRSTGTTTTTGQTVRMSERPSGQFRRSVPMPVAVDPDKVTASVQNGILSVLLEKSSTEKPRQIPINSASGAGFAS, encoded by the coding sequence ATGTCAACTGCAGAAAATCATCAAGCCGATCCTGAGCCCGTCCATGTTTCTACGGAAGAAGAAGCCGGCGAACAACCTCAGGCTGAGCAGACGGAGCAAAGTGAAACTTCGGGGGCAGGGGCGCAGAAATCCATTGATCGATTGCGTACTGAGTTCGATAAGCTGTTAGGCATTGCCGTTGAACAGGGCGAGCGCGCATTGGACAAGCTGGGCTTGTTTGGAAATGAAGCGGTCTGGATGCCGCGTGTTGACCTGCTGGAACAGGAAGAACAGGTTCAGGTCTACTTCGATTTACCCGGCGTGACGGCTGAGGAGATCAATATCACCCTGGCCGGAAATATGCTGACCGTAACGGGCACTCGCAGTACGGGAACAACAACGACTACCGGTCAGACTGTGCGGATGAGTGAGCGACCTTCCGGTCAATTTCGCCGTTCGGTTCCCATGCCGGTTGCCGTCGATCCCGATAAAGTCACCGCATCGGTGCAAAACGGAATTCTAAGTGTCCTGCTGGAAAAATCATCGACAGAGAAGCCGCGCCAAATTCCGATCAATAGTGCTTCCGGGGCCGGCTTTGCCTCATAG
- the nqrM gene encoding (Na+)-NQR maturation NqrM — translation MMTTVLFALGIFVLAFAGMAVGVIFSNRCIKGSCGGLSNLEGVDGCSQCGGCSVSDQKQNNDQISAASSCVTEDEK, via the coding sequence ATGATGACGACAGTCTTGTTCGCTCTCGGTATTTTTGTCCTTGCTTTTGCCGGCATGGCCGTAGGCGTAATCTTCAGTAACCGCTGTATCAAAGGTTCCTGTGGCGGTCTCTCCAATCTGGAAGGCGTAGATGGCTGCTCCCAATGTGGCGGCTGTTCTGTTTCCGATCAGAAACAGAATAACGATCAGATTTCCGCCGCCAGTTCCTGTGTCACTGAGGATGAAAAGTAA
- a CDS encoding FAD:protein FMN transferase yields the protein MGTSYHITICTWPDDAIKKQELQQEVDHLLQEINQQMSTYIKTSELSRFNQAEPDQWIEVSPEVVTVVDAGLALSKESDGAFDMTVGPLVNLWHFGPDPGKKTLPAVDKIEAARKKVGYHHIEVQHEPPVLKKLIPDVYLDLSAIAKGYAVDMVAELLESHSIENYLVEIGGEMRARGHNDRGLPWNVGIEKPVSETRVVQSVVPLSNLSMATSGNYRNFFEVDGVSYSHTIDPRTGQPVKHTLASVTVVGETCMNCDATATCLMVLGPEEGYNWAKERKIAAYFIVKTENGFQEHYSPHWRELLGEENKL from the coding sequence ATGGGGACTTCGTATCATATTACGATCTGCACCTGGCCTGATGATGCGATCAAAAAACAAGAACTCCAGCAGGAAGTCGATCACCTTCTGCAAGAGATCAATCAGCAGATGTCGACGTACATCAAAACGTCGGAGCTCTCACGATTCAATCAGGCCGAGCCAGATCAATGGATCGAAGTATCTCCTGAGGTGGTGACGGTGGTCGATGCCGGTCTCGCTCTCAGTAAGGAGAGTGACGGGGCCTTTGATATGACGGTAGGGCCCTTGGTGAATCTGTGGCACTTTGGTCCTGATCCAGGTAAAAAAACATTACCCGCTGTTGATAAGATAGAAGCGGCTCGGAAGAAGGTGGGTTATCATCACATTGAAGTGCAGCATGAGCCACCTGTGCTGAAGAAGCTGATTCCCGATGTGTATCTGGATCTGTCTGCCATTGCCAAAGGATATGCCGTCGATATGGTGGCGGAGCTGCTTGAGTCTCACTCGATTGAAAACTATCTGGTGGAAATCGGAGGGGAGATGCGGGCACGAGGTCACAATGATCGAGGGCTGCCCTGGAATGTTGGAATCGAAAAGCCAGTCAGTGAAACGCGGGTTGTCCAAAGTGTCGTGCCGCTTTCCAACCTGTCGATGGCGACATCCGGAAATTACCGCAATTTTTTTGAAGTGGATGGCGTCAGCTATTCCCATACCATTGATCCCCGTACAGGCCAGCCTGTGAAGCATACGCTGGCGTCTGTCACTGTGGTGGGAGAAACTTGCATGAACTGTGACGCGACGGCAACTTGCCTGATGGTATTAGGCCCGGAAGAGGGGTATAATTGGGCGAAGGAGCGGAAGATCGCCGCTTATTTCATTGTGAAGACAGAGAACGGCTTTCAAGAGCATTATTCCCCACACTGGCGCGAATTATTGGGAGAGGAAAACAAATTATGA